In one window of Gorilla gorilla gorilla isolate KB3781 chromosome 2, NHGRI_mGorGor1-v2.1_pri, whole genome shotgun sequence DNA:
- the LOC101129974 gene encoding zinc finger protein 852 isoform X1, with translation MVRPQDTVAYEDLSEDYTQKKWKGLALSQRALHWNMMPENHYSMASLAGRNMMESSELTPKQKIFKGSESSNSTSGGLFGVVPGGTETGDVCEDTFKELEGQPSNEEGSRLESDFLEIIDEDKKKSTKDRYEEYKEVGEHPHLSSSPVEHEGVLKGQKSYRCDECGKAFYWSSHLIGHRRIHTGEKPYECNECGKTFRQTSQLIVHLRTHTGEKPYECSECGKAYRHSSHLIQHQRLHNGEKPYKCNECAKAFNQSSKLFDHQRTHTGEKPYECKECGAAFSRSKNLVRHQVLHTGKKPYKCNECGRAFCSNRNLIDHQRTHTGEKPYKCNECGKAFSRSKCLIRHQSLHTGEKPYKCSECGKAFNQISQLVEHERIHTGEKPFKCSECSKAFGLSKCLIRHQRLHTSEKPYKCNECGKSFNQNSYLIIHQRIHTGEKPYECNECGKVFSYNSSLMVHQRTHTGEKPYKCNSCGKAFSDSSQLTVHQRVHTGEKPYECIECGKAFSQRSTFNHHQRTHAGEKPSGLARSSS, from the exons ATGGTCAGGCCCCAG GATACTGTGGCGTATGAGGACCTGTCTGAGGACTATACTCAGAAGAAATGGAAAGGTCTCGCACTCAGTCAGAGAGCCCTGCACTGGAACATGATGCCAGAAAATCACTATAGCATGGCCTCCTTGG CAGGTAGGAACATGATGGAGAGTTCAGAGCTGACTCCGaagcagaaaatttttaaaggatcagAGTCATCTAATAGCACATCAGGGGGACTCTTTGGGGTGGTTCCTGGGGGAACAGAGACTGGAGATGTTTGTGAGGATACCTTCAAAGAGTTAGAAGGACAACCCTCAAATGAAGAAGGGAGCAGACTAGAAAGTGATTTCTTGGAAATAATAGATGAGGATAAGAAAAAGTCCACAAAAGACAGATATGAGGAATATAAGGAAGTTGGGGAACATCCACATCTGTCTTCCAGTCCTGTTGAACATGAAGGAGTTTTAAAGGGACAGAAATCCTATCGATGTgatgaatgtggcaaagctttttaTTGGAGTTCGCACCTCATTGGTCATCGGAGaatccacactggagagaaaccctatgagtgtAATGAGTGTGGAAAGACCTTCAGGCAAACCTCCCAGCTCATTGTTCATCTCAGAACCCACACAGGGGAAAAACCCTATGAATGCAGTGAGTGTGGAAAGGCCTATAGGCACAGCTCCCATCTCATTCAACACCAGAGACTCCATAATGGggagaaaccctataaatgtaatgaatgtgcAAAAGCTTTTAATCAGAGCTCCAAACTCTTCGACCACCAGAGAACCCATACTGGggagaaaccttatgaatgtaagGAGTGTGGGGCAGCCTTTAGTCGGAGTAAAAATCTTGTTCGACATCAGGTTCTGCACACTGGTAAGAAACCTTATaagtgtaatgaatgtgggaGAGCATTCTGTTCCAATAGAAATCTCATTGACCATCAGAGAACCCACACTGGGGAGAAGCCttataaatgtaatgaatgtggcaaagccttcagTCGGAGTAAATGTCTTATTCGACATCAGAGCCTCCACACTGGGGAAAAGCCATACAAATGtagtgaatgtgggaaagccttcaatCAGATCTCTCAACTTGTTGAACATGAgcgaattcatactggagaaaaaccatTTAAGTGTAGTGAGTGTAGTAAGGCATTCGGTCTGAGTAAATGTCTTATTCGGCACCAGAGGCTTCACACAAGTGAAAAGCCCTATAAATGCAATGAGTGTGGAAAATCCTTCAATCAAAACTCATACCTCATTATACACCAGAGAattcacactggtgagaaaccctatgaatgtaatgaGTGTGGGAAGGTCTTCAGTTATAATTCTAGTCTTATGGTACATCAGAGAACCCATACTGGGGAAAAACCCTATAAATGCAATAGctgtgggaaagcctttagtGACAGCTCACAGCTTACTGTGCACCAGAGAGTCCACACTGGAGAAAAACCTTATGAATGTATtgagtgtgggaaagcctttagtcAGCGTTCCACTTTTAATCACCACCAGCGAACTCATGCTGGAGAGAAGCCCTCAGGTCTGGCTCGGTCATCTTCTTAA
- the LOC101129974 gene encoding zinc finger protein 852 isoform X2, whose amino-acid sequence MVRPQDTVAYEDLSEDYTQKKWKGLALSQRALHWNMMPENHYSMASLGRNMMESSELTPKQKIFKGSESSNSTSGGLFGVVPGGTETGDVCEDTFKELEGQPSNEEGSRLESDFLEIIDEDKKKSTKDRYEEYKEVGEHPHLSSSPVEHEGVLKGQKSYRCDECGKAFYWSSHLIGHRRIHTGEKPYECNECGKTFRQTSQLIVHLRTHTGEKPYECSECGKAYRHSSHLIQHQRLHNGEKPYKCNECAKAFNQSSKLFDHQRTHTGEKPYECKECGAAFSRSKNLVRHQVLHTGKKPYKCNECGRAFCSNRNLIDHQRTHTGEKPYKCNECGKAFSRSKCLIRHQSLHTGEKPYKCSECGKAFNQISQLVEHERIHTGEKPFKCSECSKAFGLSKCLIRHQRLHTSEKPYKCNECGKSFNQNSYLIIHQRIHTGEKPYECNECGKVFSYNSSLMVHQRTHTGEKPYKCNSCGKAFSDSSQLTVHQRVHTGEKPYECIECGKAFSQRSTFNHHQRTHAGEKPSGLARSSS is encoded by the exons ATGGTCAGGCCCCAG GATACTGTGGCGTATGAGGACCTGTCTGAGGACTATACTCAGAAGAAATGGAAAGGTCTCGCACTCAGTCAGAGAGCCCTGCACTGGAACATGATGCCAGAAAATCACTATAGCATGGCCTCCTTGG GTAGGAACATGATGGAGAGTTCAGAGCTGACTCCGaagcagaaaatttttaaaggatcagAGTCATCTAATAGCACATCAGGGGGACTCTTTGGGGTGGTTCCTGGGGGAACAGAGACTGGAGATGTTTGTGAGGATACCTTCAAAGAGTTAGAAGGACAACCCTCAAATGAAGAAGGGAGCAGACTAGAAAGTGATTTCTTGGAAATAATAGATGAGGATAAGAAAAAGTCCACAAAAGACAGATATGAGGAATATAAGGAAGTTGGGGAACATCCACATCTGTCTTCCAGTCCTGTTGAACATGAAGGAGTTTTAAAGGGACAGAAATCCTATCGATGTgatgaatgtggcaaagctttttaTTGGAGTTCGCACCTCATTGGTCATCGGAGaatccacactggagagaaaccctatgagtgtAATGAGTGTGGAAAGACCTTCAGGCAAACCTCCCAGCTCATTGTTCATCTCAGAACCCACACAGGGGAAAAACCCTATGAATGCAGTGAGTGTGGAAAGGCCTATAGGCACAGCTCCCATCTCATTCAACACCAGAGACTCCATAATGGggagaaaccctataaatgtaatgaatgtgcAAAAGCTTTTAATCAGAGCTCCAAACTCTTCGACCACCAGAGAACCCATACTGGggagaaaccttatgaatgtaagGAGTGTGGGGCAGCCTTTAGTCGGAGTAAAAATCTTGTTCGACATCAGGTTCTGCACACTGGTAAGAAACCTTATaagtgtaatgaatgtgggaGAGCATTCTGTTCCAATAGAAATCTCATTGACCATCAGAGAACCCACACTGGGGAGAAGCCttataaatgtaatgaatgtggcaaagccttcagTCGGAGTAAATGTCTTATTCGACATCAGAGCCTCCACACTGGGGAAAAGCCATACAAATGtagtgaatgtgggaaagccttcaatCAGATCTCTCAACTTGTTGAACATGAgcgaattcatactggagaaaaaccatTTAAGTGTAGTGAGTGTAGTAAGGCATTCGGTCTGAGTAAATGTCTTATTCGGCACCAGAGGCTTCACACAAGTGAAAAGCCCTATAAATGCAATGAGTGTGGAAAATCCTTCAATCAAAACTCATACCTCATTATACACCAGAGAattcacactggtgagaaaccctatgaatgtaatgaGTGTGGGAAGGTCTTCAGTTATAATTCTAGTCTTATGGTACATCAGAGAACCCATACTGGGGAAAAACCCTATAAATGCAATAGctgtgggaaagcctttagtGACAGCTCACAGCTTACTGTGCACCAGAGAGTCCACACTGGAGAAAAACCTTATGAATGTATtgagtgtgggaaagcctttagtcAGCGTTCCACTTTTAATCACCACCAGCGAACTCATGCTGGAGAGAAGCCCTCAGGTCTGGCTCGGTCATCTTCTTAA